In Chaetodon trifascialis isolate fChaTrf1 chromosome 8, fChaTrf1.hap1, whole genome shotgun sequence, the DNA window GTTGACGGCCAATGTTCAGCACGGCTCTGCATATTCTGCTGCAGTTACTGActtgcttctgcttctgcttggATGTTGAGTGTAATTCTCCCTGTCTACACTCATGGATTTTTGTAGTGCGAGATGGGAGATGGTATCTTTTGCTTGCAGCCATGCTTTTATGTTTTCCAAAGAGGCAGGCTACTGTGCAcccaccttttcttttctctccgtCTATGTCTCACTGTTTCTCTCGCCCGTGCACAGGCAGGCAGTTAGTGCAGAAGCAGGCACCATGTCCACCCCCACAAACCCAGAGGTGAAGGAACTGAGCCCTGTCGACTTTATCCAGCTACAGCAGTACATCGAATGTGAGTACAGACGGGCgggcgggcaggcaggcagcttTCTCAGCGcttaacacccccccccccacttccacttccacccacacacacacactcatttactCTCGCTCATCTAGAGGAGGTAGCAGTCTGCCACagtctgctttttgcagataaAGCATGcacatctttgtctttttttccagctAAATCTATGTTCATTGTGTAGTCATGCGTGCACATGATATTTCAGACATGTGGACTGAAGATGTGTACAAAGAGTCAAGTAATAGGTGAACTGCCGTCATGTAGAGAAGTACTCATGTCTGCCTGGGTAacctgtgtgtctttgcttcCAGACTGCAGCTTGAAGGTGAAAGACGTGCTGAGGGAATTTGACGCAGATGGCAGTCTGGCCCAGCACAGACATGGAGAGGTGAGGGGACAGTGTGTCCTGCTGTTCACCATCAGGTCCACTCCCGCAGATCTCAGTCACAGTGATCTCAGCTACGAGGCACataactgaactgaattatGGCTCTCAGCAGAGCAGTTCAGTGAGAAACGTGCATTGGATTTATGTATATTGGGCAGTTATTAATTGTCCTCCGCTGATGAGTTTGATTCAAACCTATTGATCATGTTGACGAAGCTGTCAGTGAGAAATGTCTTCAGCGCACTCAAGCGAGGTTGCAAATGTAAATTACCTCCTTAGTTTTGCCCACGCAGCAGGGCTTTGCTGAACAGTGTGCTGGCTGCCCTCATGCAGTGTAAGCTCAATTGTGATTGAAAGAAGATCTTTCCAATACTGTACATCAGTGGGTGACGCTGCCAAGCAATTTGTGCAGGAAGCAAATGCACTAATTTCTGATGGATCAGTTGGCTACATACAGTTTAATTAGATCACTGGAAGGAGTTCTCTTTAATGGGAGAAAACACAAATCTTGTCATAAAGTACTAGTTAATAGCTTCTAAAATACACAGAGCAATGAGGTTTTTTGTTGTGAATGTCGGTATGAGTGCAGAATAACGACGTAGCTGCCTTGCATTGACATTATTTATTACTAGGGCAGCTCTGCAGGGTATCAACCAATGGAAATGGAATATGTCAACAAGAAATAGGTTTGTGGTTCACCATTGTCGAGGGACTATTGCTTGTTAACCCTGCAGCATATTATCGTGTGAGATTGAGCGATACCAGgccagacagatggacggaaaTCTTGAACCACAAGCctgtgtcttgtttgttttcattgtcaagCGAAAACTTGCCCCAACTTTGGAGACTATCAtgttttcaccaaaaaaaatcacagattaATTGTTTTTAAGAGACTTCTTGGGCTTTTGAAAACCCCTCAGCTCACTCTCAAGCTCTCAACAAGGCTGCTTTTCTGTTAAAAGCAACAACCTTTTCACACATTGACAGTGATGCGATCATGATCTTCCCTTATTTTCAGAAGAGGCAAATTCAAAAAAATGCAGAAGTTaacatgcacaacacacacacacatacacaggcggtaaaaaaaaacaaaaaaaaacacattttttacacTTCACAAAaccactgtaaacaaacagtttgtCTCCCATTCATTTTGTTCCAGTGCATCAATGAAGAAGGATTTCGCCTGTTCCTGAAGACTTATTTAGAAGTGGAGGACTTCCCTGTGGATCTCTGCCAGCgactctttctctccttccaaAACTCTGAACCCACCCAGGAAGACAGTGCCAGTGAGATTATACACCATGTATTAACACAACTCACTGCCTCCACACTACTTTGCAGCAGGCCCTTATCAATTTACGCCATGGCCTATTTGGCATACATTCATTTATCACCACATGCCTGTGAGGTACTGTTTGTGCAGATATGGTGACTAGAGTATTCACagccatccctctctctcccgtAGAGGAGGTCTTTCTGAAGGATGTTTCATGTTACTTCTCTCTGCTGGAGGATGGCCAACCCAGGGACAAGCTGGAGTGTGAGTCCTCAGTTTCTTTTATACGCAGAGTAAAATGAGCGATGACTTGGTCCAGCACTTCTACTTTcatttctcccctctctttaGTTGCTTTCAAGCTGTACGACAGAGATGGCAACGGAGTCCTTGACAGCTCTGTAAGTTGTCTTTTACACGTGATTGTCAACGATCAAATGTAAAATTCTGCTTTAATTGTGAATCCTGCCTATTCAGTTCAAATTTGAGCACCATTTAATTTAAAGTACTGTGTCACAGCAGCCACACCACTGAAAAGTCTCTTGTTTCttttgaaacaggaagtggataGGATTATTGCTCAGATGATGCATGCAGCAGAATACCTCGGATGGGATGTGTCAGAGCTGAGACCGGTAAGTCCCAGAATGCTCTACTCTGACATGAAAACTCACTCAGACACATGAAAGCTTGTACTTACTGTACTCTCATTACTATGAAATTACAGAAAGATGCACAGATTTGTTTGCACAAAATATCTCTTGCATCATTATGTGCAGTATATGGCAGGATTTGTTACTCATTAGCACTGGTTGGTGAAATGATAAGCAAAATCAACAAATTCCCTGACTTGTTTCAGAAAACGTGGGATCTTCTGTAAGTAATAGAAATGCATGTGCTGATTGGATGATAACAATCACCTGTCACATCATCAGGTTCTGAAGGACATGATGACAGCAATTGATGCCGACAGCAGCGGCACCGTGTCTCTGGAGGAGTGGGTGGAGGGAGGCATGAACAACGTTCCCTTGCTGGTCTTGCTGGGTCTGAAGGTGCTTTAAAGGCAGaatgtttctcttttcattAAGTGTTTGGCCTCagatgtatttcatttttacagCAGGTGTCACAAAGTGGTAAAACCTACTTTTACTGCTCTTGTGAAACCCTGGCCTTGCGtgcgtctcctctgtccttcgTCTCCTCCCGGTCTATAAGGGCCATTTTGCCGACTCAGTGTTACAGGGTGTGGTAATGTCATCTGCTCTCATGCAAGTGCTGCACCATCAGAGCGCTTTAGTGTTTTCCATTTACTCTGCACAATCTGTGCCCACATTCAACAAAGTGCTTGCATAAAATAGCCATTTTATGACTGCCGCACTACACTTCCTTAAAGATATAAATCTTTCTAATATTGGGCGTACACATAAAAAGGCTGGCTTAAATCAAGGACAGATCAGTTTTGTGTTATGGGTGTTGTTAAATGTATTACCAGGAATGTAACAGCCACTTACTGTTCGACTGCGTGTCTGCCTGATCACTGTAGTGATCTAAAACCATGAACTGGACTCTGTCACTGGGTTTGGCCTCTACAACAATGCCAGGGACTTCCCCTCGGGCTATTTCTAGCCACCAAGGGACATTTGAAGCCTGGGGTGAAGTCAGCCCCCTCACAGTTGCTCTGTGCTGCTTCCCGGGCTGCCCGCTATGCCTCATGCAGTAAGTGATAGGCTGAAGCATTAAAAAGTGTGTAATCTGGATAAGAGCGCTGGTCGCTCTATAAACAGATTGACAGCAGTCTTATAATCTTGTGTTGAGAGTTTGAGATTATAGCAGTGCTGATTTGGATATCCGTGGCTGCACTGTATGTGCTGATATGTAGAGCCACTCAATACTGCATAATCAGAAATCTCATTAAGGCAAGGCTAGTCATTAGTAGGTGTGAAAAACAACTGTCAAATGCGGTTTGCATGGTTTGATCCAAACTTAACAAAAGAAACATACGAGCTTTGTTCCTTAAAAgcttttattaattttattaagtatttttttaagcACCAAAATCCTGAAACATTATCTTTCTTGCTTTGACATATACGATGATTGCTCCTTCAACAACCAGATGACTCAGAAGGATGGCCAGCACCTCTGGAGgatgaaacatttcaacaagCCTGTTTACTGCAACGTGTGCCAGAGCATGCTGCTGGGTCTGAGGAAGCAAGGGCTGTGCTGCACCTGTGAGTACCTGGACTCACCAGAAGGGGGCGACACTGCAGCGACATCTGTCACTGAAACTGAATGCGTGATGCTTTTTTGATTAATGCTCATCTGTCAGCCATAAATCTGATAGCATGATGTATATGAAAGGAAACGTCATATGACAGCTGTCTCCTGTTGTGCAGGCTGCAAATACACAGTCCACGGACGGTGCGCTAACAGGAATCCAGCCCCCTGCACCAGGACGTACGTGAAGTCAAAGAAAGAAACGGGGGTATGCATCCagcatctccatgacaacattTACTGTGTCACTCAGTCTAAATTAGACATTATCCTGCGTCTGAGTGCTCTTAAGCGAACGTTAAAACATTCATCCCACATTTCAGGTTCCAGCGCACGACTGGGTGAGTGGGAACTGTGACTCGAGGAAGTGTGATAAATGCCAGAAGAAGATAAAGAGCTTCCAAGGCTTAACGGGCAAACACTGTGTGTGGTGCCACACCATGGTGAGAAAGCATCTCAGTGTGTCACTGATTCTTTTGAGGAATAAACAGTTTCGTAGTTTATGAGCAatgaggagaaaatgtgtgttttggttaTCCAGCATTGCAGCTTAAATGGCCTAATTGTAGGCCACACACCCAAAATGCTTTGGGTTCAAGTTCAGCGTGGGGGGGCTTGTTTCTCTCTTAACCGTCCTGTCTCTGTCCGCTGTGAGCGGTACAACAgtaaatgaagcagaaaagcaaaacaaaatattttaaaaggATAAATTTGGATCCTGTCAGCTGTCATCACTGCTGTGGTGGGAGTTTATGTAATGTGCctctttttgtgttgttgttttgttttttttaacagcgTCATGATGAATGCGCAGACCAAGAACCAACAGAGTGTACCTGTGGGCAGCTCAGAGACCATATCCTGCCTCCGTGGGCAATATATCCTGTTATAAAGGTACAAAATTACCCTCTGGCACATCTCAAGCACATGTACAAACCGTGCCTGTCACACCAACGCAGAACATGACATCAGCCCAGGGCTGTTTATTGTTGTTGGTGAGCCCTTCTCACCTATGTGGCATTTTGACAGGTACAGCATGtaaagatttttctttgtccTCAAAAGGCAAGAAAGGCTGTTACAGTTTCTCCTGTTTATTCACACTGTCACTTTGTTTTGGTCCCTAAAGGAGAGACCAAACAATGTAAAGAATGGCTGCTCAggctccacagatgacagcgaGCTCAATACCACTCCTGATGGCCAAGTGCTTCAGGTATTAATCTCCCCAGCGAAGGCTTTTATCAATGCTGAATATTTACCTGACATCTGAGTAGgctatatatacatatatatatacatacgaTAGATCAGTATGCATATTGTCCCATCTGTTTAACACAACTATGACGTTCGTTCGTCATTCAACAGATCAGCCCTGTACCCAACACGCATCCTCTTCTCGTGTTTGTCAACCCTAAAAGTGGAGGCAAGCAGGGAGAGAGGTGAGTCTAAACAACAGTAAATTCATGAACTAATTGATGTTTAATGAGTCCACGTGTTTAGCCTGGTTTTATGTATTTCAGAGTCCTGCATAAATTTCAGTATTTACTGAATCCACGACAGGTATACAACCTTTCAAATGGCGGACCTGGACCAGGGTGAGTCATTGGCTCAACACATTTTGGtctatattttatttcataaaagCTTTTGTAGTTTctcttttaaaatacaaatacctAAACATCAGATCATTTCAGACCACACTGACCTGAATACTCCTTTAAGCTCTGTATCATGCTCCCGTCATCTTTCTCTCAGATTGAGTTTCTTCAGAAACCTGCAGGATTACAGGATCCTGGTGTGCGGGGGAGACGGAACAGTTGGCTGGATTCTGGACGCAATAGGTGAGATTTTTTGGGAGCAAGCAGTACGAAAGGCATGCGTCAGCTTCCACACCACGAGCCTCTGGTGAAAAGCAATTTGACAcacttcctttttccttttcttgcaATCAGATAAAGCCAATCTGCTGGTACGGCCACCTGTCGCGGTGCTTCCTCTGGGCACAGGAAATGACCTTGCGCGATGTCTGCGAtggggaggaggtgagaaatgAATGAGGCTTGGAGAGTTCCCttacagcgtgtgtgtttgtttgaatgcGCTTCAGCAAAAGAGAAGTTCTGCCAATGTTTTGTGCTAAATTTGTGCGCACCTGAAGGCAGTGAgtcatgttgctttttgtgcGTGTTGCCTCGTTGAAGGATACGATGGAGAGGATCTGAGTCGTATTCTTAAAGACATCGAGGGGAGCTCTCAGGTGCTGATGGACCGCTGGAGTGTGCAGGTCATCACAGATGGGAATCAGGAGAAGGGCGACCCGGTGCCATACGAAATCATCAACAACTACTTCTCTATCGGCGTTGTGAGTTGATCAAAATTTCACACGGGaaagtgttcatttttcagttgtgAGTTTGGATCAGTTTGATCGTTATGCTGTGTTGACAGGATGCCTCCATTGCCCACCGGTTTCACACAATGAGGGAGAAACATCCCCAGAAATTCAACAGCAGGTACGCAATCAACTGTTTGGTGGAACACATTCAGGCTCCATGTCACTTCCTCaggaacagcaaacaaacagcaaaacccACTCATAGCAATAACATGCGACTGTTTTGAGATCAGACCTGTACTGTtcaacaacaaagcagagctgtTTCGTTTTTCCTGTTTGCCTTAACGGATTTTTgaaagctgagaaaaaaaaccaaaTGCAGGTGGCGACAGCAGATGTGTGCGGCAGCAAGCGCTGCAGCtcaactcctcctccttccagagagctgtgtgtgctgacagaagaaaatgctctgtgaaaaatgacatgaatttaaacctgaaaaaacacactttttggTGGCTGCAGAATGAAGAACAAGCTGTGGTATTTTGAATTCGCCACTTCAGAAACCATCTCTGCTTCCTGCAAGAAACTGAACGAAAGCCTGACAATCGAGGTGAGAACGCAGCATCAGCGTTACCTGCACTGCAACGGTGCATCTTCTCTTTGAAACCGTCTGTAGTGTGAAAAAAGAGCTTTTCTCATAACCGGCACTGATGCTTCACATTACCTCTgacacctgctgctgtttctgctgcagtgctgtggtACTCCCCTGGATCTCAGTGGCCTGTCTCTAGAGGGGGTCGCTGTCCTAAACATTCCCAGCATGCACGGTGGCTCCAACCTATGGGGCGAGACCAAAAAAGGGGACAGTAAGGGACAGACGAGTCAGGAAGAGCCTGAGGTGATCATCAACCCAGAGATCCTGAAAGTGACCTCCCAAGGTATTTTGTCTTGGACCTTAACTCTTAGAGCGGGGAGCGTGTGAGATTACCAGAGATCTGAtgtaaagctgcattaatcaacATAGTTATGAGTCAGAACTGCACTTCCCCTCAGCTACATTTTTGGTCAGACTCCACTCTCATCAACTGTGTTTCTTTTCAGCAGAAAGTTCCTGATCAACATCCTTTGAGCTTTCATTCAAAGCTAAAAGGAGTGTGAATATCGGATTAGCATTTGACAGAGCAAAGCAAACAGGATCCAGagtaaatgctaatgttatgtGCATGCTGGGTGTGGAAACAGTCAAATGTTTGCTTAAAGGCTTGCCTGAACAAGATCTTTTCCTCTTGATCTGCTGCTCCCAAGTGGTCAAAAAAATCAACTGATGGAGCTTTAAAAGGGTCATTTGCACAAATcattaaacacattaaatgaAACAGACTCCCACGTGATGAAAAACTGGTCTGACTCGATGATGTATTTTCATGCTGTTCTTGTATTTGGACGTGCAGTTACTGATTTATCTGACCACTTGAGGGCAGTAAAAACAAGCTGTGAGCGCTGACAGTCACGctcccagcagacacacagc includes these proteins:
- the dgkaa gene encoding diacylglycerol kinase, alpha a, with protein sequence MSTPTNPEVKELSPVDFIQLQQYIEYCSLKVKDVLREFDADGSLAQHRHGECINEEGFRLFLKTYLEVEDFPVDLCQRLFLSFQNSEPTQEDSAKEVFLKDVSCYFSLLEDGQPRDKLEFAFKLYDRDGNGVLDSSEVDRIIAQMMHAAEYLGWDVSELRPVLKDMMTAIDADSSGTVSLEEWVEGGMNNVPLLVLLGLKMTQKDGQHLWRMKHFNKPVYCNVCQSMLLGLRKQGLCCTCCKYTVHGRCANRNPAPCTRTYVKSKKETGVPAHDWVSGNCDSRKCDKCQKKIKSFQGLTGKHCVWCHTMRHDECADQEPTECTCGQLRDHILPPWAIYPVIKERPNNVKNGCSGSTDDSELNTTPDGQVLQISPVPNTHPLLVFVNPKSGGKQGERVLHKFQYLLNPRQVYNLSNGGPGPGLSFFRNLQDYRILVCGGDGTVGWILDAIDKANLLVRPPVAVLPLGTGNDLARCLRWGGGYDGEDLSRILKDIEGSSQVLMDRWSVQVITDGNQEKGDPVPYEIINNYFSIGVDASIAHRFHTMREKHPQKFNSRMKNKLWYFEFATSETISASCKKLNESLTIECCGTPLDLSGLSLEGVAVLNIPSMHGGSNLWGETKKGDSKGQTSQEEPEVIINPEILKVTSQDLSDRRLEVVGLEGAMEMGQIYTGLKSAVRLAKTSQITIRTKKALPMQIDGEPWMQPPCTIHITHKNQASMLMAPQAKSSGFFNYK